The region GGCGTGGCTGGTGCCTTCCAGCCGGTCGCGCACGGTGGCCGAAAGCGAGGTCGGCCCTTCGGCGATATCGCTGCCGCGCAGGCGCACGTGCTCGTTGGTGATGCCGAAGGTCACCGCGTATTTCGCGCAGTGGGCGAGTGCGGCGCTCTCGGCATCGTCGAGATTGACCGCGGCGGTCTCGGCAGCGGCGAGGAAGTCGCCGAAGAGTTTGCGCAGTTCCTCGAGCGACTTGTGGTCGAGGCTGACGTTGAGCAGGACCGAGACCCTGGGGCGGTAGAGCGCGATCGAGCCGTCGCTCTCGTCGACCTCGGAAACGAAGTCCTCGCCCTGGCCGACGCGGGCGCTGGCGAAAGGCGCGTCCTCGCTGACGAAGTTCTTCATCACCGCGCCGTTCATGATCGTCGGGTCGCGGCCCGCCTGGGTCATGATCCAGCCGATCATCCCGGTGACGGTCGACTTGCCCGAAGTGCCGCCTACTGCGATGCCGAAGGGCGCGGCGTTGAACAGCGCGGCCAGCAGTTGCGCGCGGCTCATGCGTGCACAGCCCAGTTCGTTCGCGCGCACCACCTCGGGGACGGTGTCCTCGACTGCCGCGGAGGCGACGAGCGTCTGCTCGGCCGAGACGATGCCGCTGCCGTCCTGCGGGTGGAGGGTGAGGCCCAGTTCCTCGAGCCAGGCGAACTTCTCGGGCGTGCGGCCCTGGTCGCGCCCGCGGTCCGAACCCGCGATCTCGGCGCCGAGGCCGCGCAGGATCAATGCCAGCGGCAGCATGCCCGAGCCGCCGATGCCGCAGAAAAACCAGGGATGGCCGGTCAGGTCGGGCGCTGCAGGAGCGCTTGCGGGAGCGGGGGCGATATCGGAGAGGGCGGGCTCGTGGCTCTGGGTCATGTCGCTTCGGTATGCGCCCTTGCAGCGCATGACAACCTCGATAGGAAGGGAGCCATCATGCGTATCGCTGTTTGTGCACCGTCCACCCCGATCACCCCCGCCGACGCCGAGCGCGCGCTGGCGCTGGCTGCTGCGGAGTTTCCCGATCTCGAGATCGTGGTTCACGAACAGTGCTATGCGGTTGAGGGGCATTTCGCCGGCTCGGATGCGGTGCGCCGCGAGGCCCTGCTCGAATGCGCCAACGATCCTTCCTTCGACGCGGTGTGGTTCGCGCGCGGGGGCTATGGCGCCTGCCGTATCGCCGAGGACGTGATCGCACAGCTCTCGCCCTGCGCGCGCGACAAGACATGGCTGGGCTATTCGGACGCGGGCTACCTGCTGGGCGGGCTCTATCGCGAGCGCATCGGGCGGCCCGTCCATGCCCCGATGCTCGCCGACATCCGGCGCGAGAATGGCGAGGCGGCGCTGCGCCGCACGCTGGGCTGGCTGGCGGGGGCACGCGAGGGCCTTGAGCCGAACCTTGCCAGGGAAGCGCATCCGGTCGTCGCCTTCAACCTGATGACGCTGGCGATGCTCGCGGGCACGCGGCTCATGCCCGGCCTCGCGGGTCACGTGGTGATGGTCGAGGAAGTGTCCGAATATCTCTATGCGGTCGACCGCCTGTTCTTCCACCTCACCGCGCACCTTGGCGGGATCGCGGGTCTGCGGCTGGGCCGGGTGAGCGACGTGCCTGAGAACGACCGCTCCTTCGGCCATGACGCCGAGGCGATTGCGCGGCACTGGTGCGCGCGCCATTCGATCGCGTTTCTCGGCCATGCCGACATCGGCCACGACGCGGCAAATAGACTAGTTCCCTTCGGCTAGCCGCGCTGCCAGTCTTGCCTGCAAAACAGCAGGAGAGGTTCTTCATGGCACAGATGGCCATTCGCCAGATCGCCTATTTCGTTGCGGACGTGCGCGCGGCGGCGAGGGCGCACAGCGCGCTCTTCGGCTCGGGGCCCTATTTCGTCGCCGACAACATCCCGCTGGCGAGCGCCACCTATCGCGGTGCGCCGTGCGAGCTCGATCATTCGAGCGCCTATGGCCAGTGGGGCGAGGTGATGATCGAGTTCTGCCAGCAGAACAATCCGGGCCCTTCGGCCTTTCACGATCTCTATCCCGAAGGATCGGGGCGCGAGGGACTGCACCACGTCGCGCTCTTCGTCGACGACATCGACGCAGCCGTGGCGCGCTTTGGCGAGGAGGGCATGGAAGTCGCCTTCGAGGGGCGCATGCGCGACGGTTTCCGGTATGTCTTCATCGACGCGGTTGCGGTGCACGGGCACATGATCGAGCTTTACCAGCCTACCGAGACGCTGACCGGCTTCTACGCGATGGTGCGCGATGCAGCGGGCGATTTCGCGCGCGGGGTCATCGTCGAGATGGCGCTGGGCTGAGCTTCCTCGCGTCGCGAAGGGCGCCGCCTAGTTGCAACGCGCGCGAGCCGGTCGGTCGCACAGACGTACACTTGTCCGCTTAAGGGCTGGTTTTGTCAGGACAACTAGGGTTAATATGCTAGGACGTGGCGGCAATCGGGCCGTTTCGCGGCCTCGTGTCGCGCCTTAGGGCTTGCCCTGTGCCGGTCGGCGCAATAAGCGCGTCGCCTGTTTTTTCCCGCAGGCGGGCCGCGAGAAGGGCCCGTTCGCGTACGCGTCGGAAGGATATTGGGTCGTGCGAGCATTCGTTTTTCCCGGGCAGGGCAGCCAGAAGGTCGGCATGGGCGTCGAGCTCGCCGCCGCAAGCGCACATGCGCGCGAAGTCTTCGAGGAAGTCGACGAGGCGCTGGGCCAGAACCTGTTCAAGATCATGGCCGAAGGGCCCGAGGACCAGTTAACCCTGACCGAGAATGCCCAGCCGGCAATCATGGCCCATGCCATCGCGGTGCTGCGCGTGCTCGAGAAGGAGGGCGGCATTTCGCTCGCCGACAAGGCCGATTTCGTCGCGGGCCACTCGCTCGGCGAATATACCGCGCTGTGCGCCGCGGGCGCCTTCAGTCTTGCCGACACCGCGCGTCTGCTCAAGCTGCGCGGCCAGTCGATGCAGGCCGCGGTGCCGGTCGGCGTGGGCGGCATGGCCGCGCTGCTGGGCGCTGACATCGAGAAGGCAACCGCGCTGGCCGAGGCCGCTGCGGAAGGGCAGGTCTGCACCGTCGCCAACGACAACGATCCCGGGCAGGTCGTGCTCTCGGGCCACAAGGAGGCGATCGAGCGCGCCATCGCCATGGTCAAGGACCACGGCATCAAGCGCGGCATCGCGCTGCCGGTCTCGGCGCCGTTCCACTGCCCGCTGATGCAACCCGCCGCCGACGCCATGGCCGAGGCGCTGGCCAAGACCCCTCCGGGCGCGCTTTCGGTCGCGCTCTTCGCCAACGTCACCGCCTCGGTCGTGACCGATCCGGCCGAGGTGCAGCGCCTGCTGGTCGAGCAGGTCACCGGCCGCGTGCGCTGGCGCGAGAGCGCGATCGCGATGGGCGAGGCAGGCGTCACCCACTTCGTCGAGCTGGGCGGCAAGGTCGTCGGGCCGATGATCAAGCGCTCGGCGGGCGAAGTCGAGGTCGCCTCGGCCTCGGCCATGGCCGAGATCGAGGAACTCGCCAAGTCGCTGTGAGGAGGCGGTGCGCGAGCGCGCCACCTCGAGAAGACACCTAACTCAGCCTCGGAACCGCACCAGCGGGCTCGAGGACAATGCGCAAGCCGAACGCGGAGGGGGTACATGCCTCGTCCGGCCTGCCGACGGAAAAGTCTGGAGAAAAGACCGATGACGATGTTCGACCTTCACGGAATGACCGCCCTCGTGACCGGCGCCAGCGGTGGCATCGGTTCGGCGATCTGCCGCTCGCTCGCAGCGCAGGGAGCACGCCTCGCGATCTCGGGCTCCAACCCCGACAAGCTGCGCGCCTTTCGCGACGAGCTCGACGAGCACACGCCGCAGCACCTGCAGGAAGTCGACCACGTCGCGATCCCCTGCAACCTCTCCGACCCCGAGCAGGTCGAGAAGCTGGTGCCCGCAGCGCTCGAGGCGCTGGGCAAGATCGACATCCTCGTCAACAATGCCGGCATCACCCGCGACGGTCTCGTCATGCGCATGAAGGACGAGGACTGGGACGACGTCATCCGCATCAACCTGGAATCGACCTTCCGCCTGATGCGCAGCGTTACCAAGCCGATGATGAAGGCGCGCTTCGGCCGCATCATCAACATCACTTCGGTGGTCGGTACGACCGGCAACCCGGGCCAGGTCAACTACTGCGCGGCCAAGGGCGGCGTGACCGCGATGTCGAAGAGCCTCGCGCAGGAACTCGCCACGCGCAACGTCACCGTCAATTGCATCGCGCCCGGCTTCATCCGCACCGCGATGACCGACGTGCTGCCCGACGAGCAGAAGGCCGCGCTCAACGCGAGAATTCCCGCCGGACGCATGGGCGAGGCCGAGGAAATCGCCTCGGCAGCGGTCTACCTCGCCTCGAAGGAAGCCGCCTACGTCACCGGCCAGACGATCCACGTCAACGGCGGCATGGTGATGATCTGAGCCGGACAGAGCTGACTGCGGAGGGGGTGAGGGTCGCCGCGTGCGATCCCTTCGCCCCCGAGGCATCGGCCATAATGGCGCGCCTCTCGAACGTGCTGGAACGCCTGACGGGCGATTCCGGCACGTCCTCGTTCGACCCGACCGATCTTGCGGGCGAGGGCGCGGTGCTCCTGCTCGCGCGCACGAAGACGGGCACGGTGACGGGCTGCGGCGCCTATCGTCCGCTCGCGCCGGGAGTGGCCGAGATCAAGCGTATGTATGCCGAGGCAGGCTGCGGCGCGGTGCTTCTCGCCGAACTCGAGCGACGCGCCTTCGAGGACGACGGCTATACCGTGCTGCGTCTCTCAACCCGGCGAGTGAATACGCGCGCAATCACCTTCTACCAGCGTCACGGCTACCGCGAATGCGCGCCATGGGGGCGCTATGTCGGGCGTGCGATCTCGATCTGCCTCGAGAAGCGCGTGCCTCAGTCGGTCTCTGCGCCGGCGTCGTCGTAGATCTTGGCGTTCAGCCTGAGTGCAAGGCTGCGCGCGAGGCTCAGCGCCTTCTCCTGCTCGCGCGCGTCGGGCGCGGGGAAGCTGACGTAGCCCTCGGGCGACCACCAGAACACCCGGATCCAGTCCTGGCAGTCCTCGCGCCAGACTTCGGCATCGCCGCCACGGTTGGGCATGGTGATGATCTCGTGTGTCAGCGGATTGACCTGGCGGGCATCGCCATCCGACAGGCGCAGGCCTTCGTGACCGGCTACGGCCTGCTTCCATTCCTCGAGCGAAATGTCTTCGTGCGTGCCGTCTGCCTGCTTGCGGACGATGTGAAGGGTGCTGGACAAAGGCTTCGACTCCCGTGCCTGGAACGTGATCGCGGGGGGCTCGAAAGGGAAGATGGGCCTTTCGTTGTGCAGCGCAAGAGCAAAGCACTGACGAGCAGCTGACGAAAAAAGCACGAAAACCCCCGGAATTATCCCCAGATTCACCTTTTGTGGCCTAGTTCGCGCTTGCCGCGTCGCACGGGCGCGCTAGAGATATTTGTCCTTGTTTTGGGGATTATCACCTCCCCGGGCCGACCAAAGGGGACCTGAGGCTGTTATGAAGGCCACTATCGAACGTTCCACGCTGCTGCGTTGCCTCAGCCACGTGCAGTCCGTCGTCGAACGCCGCAATACGATTCCGATCCTCTCGAACGTGCTGATCGAAGCTTCGGGCAGCGGTTCGCTGCGCATCATGGCGACCGACCTCGACCTGCAGGTGATCGAGAACCTGAGCGCGGTCTCGGTTGACCAGCCGGGTGCGATCACCGTCTCCGCACACTTGCTCTTCGACATCGCGCGCAAGCTGCCCGACGGCAGCCAGGTGAGCCTCGATGCCGCCGACAACCGCATGGTCGTCAAGGCCGGGCGCAGCCGCTTCCAGCTGCCTACGCTCCCGCGCGACGACTTCCCGGTGATCGCCGAGGGCGAGTTGCCGACCAGCTTCGAGATCCCGGCGGCGACGCTGGCGCAGATGATCGACCGCACGCGCTTCGCGATCTCGACCGAGGAAACCCGCTATTACCTGAACGGCATCTTCTTCCACGTCTCGGAGGAAGACCTCAAGGCTGCGGCAACCGACGGCCACCGCCTCGCGCGCTTCACCATCAAGCGTCCCGACGGCGCCGAGGGCATGCCCGACGTGATCGTGCCGCGCAAATGCGTTTCGGAACTGCGCAAGCTGCTCGAGGAAGCGCTCGACACCAACGTGCTGGTCGACCTCTCGGCAAGCAAGGTGCGCTTCACGCTGGGCGGCGAGAACGGCGTGGTGCTGACCAGCAAGCTGATCGACGGCACTTTCCCCGACTACACCCGCGTCATCCCGACCGGTAACGACAAGCTGCTCAAGCTCGATCCGCGCTCGTTCTTCGAGGGCGTCGACCGCGTCGCGACGATCGCCACGGAGAAGACCCGCGCGGTCAAGATGGCGCTCGACCAGGACCGCGTGACGCTTTCGGTCACCTCGCCCGACAACGGCACCGCCGCCGAGGAAGTGCCCGCAGATTACTCCGCCGATGGCTTCGAGATCGGCTTCAACGCCAATTATCTCAAGGACATCCTCGGCCAGATCGAGGGCGATTCGGTCGAGCTGCACCTCGCCGATGCAGGCGCTCCGACGCTGATCCGCCAGGACGACAAGAGCCCCGCGCTCTACGTGCTGATGCCGATGCGCGTGTGATCTGAACGCAGCGTTCGTGAAATTGAAAAGGCCGGGGTGGATGCCCCGGCCTTTTTCGTTGGCTGATGCGCGCTGGCCGGAGCCGTCGCTCAGTCCCGACTGGCAGCGGCGAGCATGGTCTCGACTTCGGTGAACTTCTCGCGCGGTGCGCCGCTGCGGGCATTGGCGATCTCGGCCTGGTCGATCTTCTGCCAGTCGGCGAAAGTGACGTAGTCGATCCCGCGTTGCCGGGCGAGGGCATCGAAGCCTGCGCGCCCGTCCTTGCCCGCACCCGCGCCGATATCGGCGGCGACCTTCTCGATCACCGAGAAGCCGTCGGGGCGGTTGGTGCCGATGGTTCCGGTCGGCCCGCGCCTTGCCCAGCCGACGCAGTAGAGCCCGTCGCCGATGCGCCCGGCCTCGTTGGCGAAGCGGCCTCCCGCCTCGTCGTAAGGCACGCCGGCGATCGCGCTGGTGCGATAGCCGATGCACGAGACGACCAGTCCCGCGCGGATACGATAGGTTTCGCCCGTGCCCACGGCCTCGCCATCGACGAGCGCCATGCGTTCAACCTCGACGCCTTCCACCACGTCCGTGCCGAGCAGGGCGCGCGGTGCGGCGTGGAAGTGGAATTCGATCGAAACGTCGTCGGGCCCGGATTCGCGTGCAGCCGCTGCGAAGCTGCCAAGCTGTGCGAGCGCCTTGCGATGCGTCGTGTCGAGCCCGGCCTGCGCGTCTGCTGCGGGCAGGTCGGCGGCATCGACGCGCGGTACCGCGCGCGAGAGTTCGGTCAGTTCGCCCAGTTCACGCGGCGACATCGCGATCTGGCAGGGTCCGCGCCGGCCCAGGATGACCACCCGGCGGATGTGCGAGGCGCTCAGCGGGGCGAGCGCATGGGTGGCAATGTCCGAGCCGACCAGCTCGGCGGGCGAGCGCGCCAGCATGCGTGCGACGTCGAGCGCGACGTTGCCATTGCCCACGATCACTGCGGTGTCGCTGGCAAAGCCGGGTGCGAGCGCGGAAAACTTGGGGTGTCCATTGTACCAGCCCACGAAGGCAGCCGAGCCGAAGACGTTGCCCAGCCTTTCGCCGGGCAGGTCGAGTGCGCGATCCTCGGGCGCCCCGGTGGCGAGGATCACTGCGTCGTAGAGCTGTTCGAGATCGGCGATCGAGACGTCGCGGCCGAGCATGACATTGCCGATGAAGCGCACGTTGTCGGCCAGCGCTGTCAGCTCGTAGCGGTGCGAGACGTCCTTGATCGACTGGTGGTCCGGCGCGACCCCGCTACGTATCAGTCCGAATGGAACGGGCAGGGCATCGAGAATGTCGACGCGAACCTGGTCTCCCCACTGCTTGACGGCGGCCTCGGCGGTATAATAGCCGGCCGGCCCCGAACCCACGATGGCGATGTGGCGCATGGCGGTCTCTCCGGTTTTTCGGGCGCTTTTTGCGCCCTGTTACCCGCAAGCAAGCACGCCGCGCCGTGCCCGGCAAGACATTTCGCGCTCCTGTGCGACGGGTGGTACGCAATGACCGGACACGATGTGCCCTGAGCGTACACGTTTAACCGTTTCGCAATCGGTTTCGGGGCATCTACGGGTACATGGCATCGAAGGGACTTCGTTCGGACTCGCAAGGCGTTGCTCCGGGCGTGCGCGCACCGGGCGCGCAATCAGCACAGGCCGCTGGCGGGCGGCAGGCGAAAACCGCCGAGGACGGGCGTGTCCTGCGCGGCGTCGGAGAAGGCCGGCCTGCGCAAAGCGACTTCGCCATCGCGTCGAGCGATCATGAAGATCCCGTCGACCGCCTTCACTTCTTCGTCCCCGCTGGCTGGGGGCTGATGACCGGTTGCATGGCCTGCGTACTCGCGGTCATGGCAATTCTTTCGGCTTCCCTGCCGAGCCTGCTTTCCGCGGGGCTGGTCGCGGGCAGTTTCGCGATCTGCGCCATGGCGCCGCGGCTTTCGCGCTTCGAGCAGGGGCTCGGGCCCAGCGGCTGGCAGCGCTATCCGCTGATGCTCTTCGCGATCGCTCTGCCCATGGTCTTGCTCGGCGTTGCCTGCGTGCGCTGGACCAACCGTGTCGATGCGCTCGACTGGCAGGTTACCGCGAGCGGTTTCGTCATCATCATCCTGCTGGCCTCGGCGCTGCTCGAGGGACGCCTGACTTCGATGATTGCCGCGACGATGGGGCTGTGGGGCGGGGCCTGGATCATCTCCGGTTCGCTCGGCTCGCTGATCCTGCTGAGCGCGGGCACGGTGATGGGGTTGTACTTCGCGATCCGCCACGCGCGCCGCGCGATGACCGAATCCGAGCGCCTGTCGGAGCGACTGCGCGAACAGCGCCGCGCCGAGGACCTGCTCAACGAGTACGAGCAGACCGGGCAGGGCTGGTTCTGGGAGACCGACCGCCGCGGCCAGCTTACCTATGTCTCGCCGCGCATCGCCAAATTGCTGCGCCAGCCAGTCGAGGATCTGGTCGGCCGCCCGTTCAATAACCTGTTCCAGCTCGAGGGACACGAGGGCGAGAACGAGCGCACGCTGGTCTTCCACATCTCGACCCGCTCGTCCTTCCGCGACCTCTCGGTCCGCGCCGCGACCGGCGAGGGCGAGGAGCGCTGGTGGGCGATCTCGGGGCGTCCGGTGCTCGATCAGTTCAACAATTTCATGGGCTTTCGCGGTTCGGGTACCGACCTGACCGAGACCCGCAAGTCACAGCAGCACGTCACCCAGCTGGCGCGCTTCGACAGCCTGACCAAGCTGGCCAACCGGTTCCAGATGGCCGAGTGGCTCGACAAGATCCTCAATGCCCCGCGCATCGAGAGCCGTGCCTGCGCGGTGTTCCTGCTCGATCTCGACCGCTTCAAGCAGGTCAACGATACGATGGGCCACCCGGCGGGCGATGCGCTGCTGCGCCAGGTCGCGGACCGGCTGCGCACCACCGTCGGGCGCCACGGTAAGGTCGGGCGTCTGGGCGGCGACGAATTCCAGGTCATCCTGCCCGGTCATCATCTCCCGGAAGGGCTGGCCAACCTCGCGCGCCGGATCATCGAGAACCTCTCGCAGCCCTACTCGATCGAGGGTTCGCGCGTGATCATCGGCGCCTCGGTCGGCATTTCGGTCTGTCCCGAGAACGGGACCACGTCCGAGGAGATCATCCGCAACGCCGACCTCGCGCTCTATGCGGCGAAGGGCGGGGGGCGCGGGCGCCATCACTTCTACGATGACGATCTGCATTCGGACGCCAAGGAGCGCCAGCAGCTCGAGCAGGACCTGCGCGATGCGATCGCCGAGAACGCGCTGGAACTGTACTACCAGCCGCAGGTGCGCACCACGACCGAGCGTATCGCCGGTTTCGAGGCACTGCTGCGCTGGAAGCACCCGCGTCATGGTTACATGTCGCCCGCGCGTTTCATCCCGGTGGCCGAGGAGACCGGCCTCGTCTCGCAGATCGGCGAATGGGCACTGCGTACCGCCTGCCGCGACCTTGCCAGATGGCCCGAGGAAGTGCGCGTCGCGGTTAACGTCTCGCCGCTGCAGTTCGCCAACCCGGCGCTGCCCGCGATCGTCACCAGCGCCATCGCCTCTGCCGGGATCGACCCTGCGCGGCTGGAGCTGGAAATCACCGAAAGCGTGTTCCTGGGCGATGACAAGTCGACCGAGGCGATGTTCGCATCGCTCAAGGGGATCGGCGTGCGCCTCGCTCTCGACGACTTCGGTACCGGCTATTCCTCGCTCGGCTATCTGAAGAAGGCGCCGTTCGACAAGATCAAGATCGACCAGAGCTTCGTGCGCGGCGCGACCATCAAGGGCAGCCGCAACGGCGCCATCATCTCTTCGATCGTCAGCCTCGCCGAGGCGCTGGGCATGGAGACGACCGCGGAAGGCGTGGAGACGCTCGACGAGCTCGACCTCGTGCGCATGCTCGGCTGCAGCCACGTCCAGGGGTACATCTACGAGCGTCCGCTCAGCCTCGAAGTGGCCAACGCGCGTATCGAGGAGGGGCTCGATGCCGTTGCGCAAGGGCCGCGTTCGGCACGTGCGCCGCGCCAGACGATGCTGCGCAAGGTCGTGCTCGAGCACGGCGAGCAGGTCTATCACGGCACGATCCGCAACATCTCGCAGTCCGGGGCGATGATCGAGGGGCTGTGGAACGTGCCGGTCGAGACGCCCTTCGACATCCATCTCGCGCGCGGATACGTGATGCAGGCGGTTTCGCGCTGGAGCCACGAGGACCGGATGGGGGTCGAATTCGCCCGTCCGCTCGAACTGGATGGCAACGGATCGGTGGTCTTTACCCCGCCCAAGGCGCCGAGCGAGACAAATCCCGTCTCACAGCTGCGCAAGGCAGGCTGACAGGCGATGAAACCGCTGCTAACGGCGGTTCCATGACAGACCTTTCCCTGATCCGAAATTTCTCGATCATTGCCCACATCGACCATGGCAAGTCGACGCTGGCCGACCGCCTGATCCAGTACACCGGGGGCCTCACCGAGCGCGAGATGTCCGCGCAGGTCCTCGATAACATGGATATCGAGAAGGAACGCGGGATCACCATCAAGGCGCAGACCGTGCGCCTTGCCTACACCGCCAAGGACGGCAAGACCTATGAGCTCAACCTCATGGACACGCCGGGCCACGTCGACTTCGCCTACGAGGTGAGTCGCAGTCTCGCGGCATGCGAGGGTGCGCTGCTGGTGGTCGATGCCGCGCAGGGCGTCGAGGCGCAGACGCTCGCCAACGTCTACCAGTCGATCGAGCACGACCATGAGATCGTGCCCGTCATCAACAAGATCGACCTGCCCGCCGCCGAGCCCGAGAAGGTCAAGGCCGAGATCGAGGACATCATCGGCATCGATGCCTCCGAAGCCGTGCTCGCCAGCGCCAAGTCAGGCATCGGCATCGAGGAGACGCTGGAAGCCATCGTCACCAAGATTCCGGCGCCGACCGGCGAGCGCGATGCGCCCTTGAAGGCGATGCTGGTCGATTCCTGGTACGACCCGTACCTGGGCGTCGTCATCCTCGTGCGCGTGATGGACGGGGTCATCAAGAAGGGCCTCAACGTCAAGTTCATGCAGGGCGGGACCGAGCACCTGATCGACCGCGTGGGCTGCATGACGCCCAAGCGCGTCGACCTGCCCGAACTCGGCCCGGGCGAGATCGGCTTCATCACCGCGCAGATCAAGGAAGTCGAGCAGGCCAAGGTCGGTGACACCATCACCACCGTGAAGAACGGCTCGACCACGCCGCTCGCCGGCTACAAGGAAGTCCAGCCGGTCGTCTTCTGCGGCCTGTTCCCGGTCGATGCCGCCGACTTCGAGAAGCTGCGCGATTCGATCGGCAAGCTGCGCCTGAACGACGCCTCGTTCTCCTACGAGATGGAAACCAGCGCCGCGCTCGGCTTCGGTTTCCGCTGCGGCTTTCTGGGCCTGCTGCACCTCGAGATCATTCAGGAGCGCCTCAGCCGCGAATACGATCTCGACCTCATCACCACCGCGCCCTCGGTGGTCTATCGCATCCAGCTCTCGCACTCGAAGAACGAGGATGCCAAGACCATCGAGCTGCACAACCCGGCCGACTATCCCGATCCCAACCGGATCGAGATGATCGAGGAGCCGTGGATCAAGGCGACGATCTACACCCCCGACGAATACCTCGGCGCGATCCTCAAGCTGTGCCAGGACCGCCGCGGCATCCAGACCGACCTGACTTATGTCGGCGGGCGCGCGCAGGTCTCCTACGAGCTGCCGCTCAACGAAGTGGTGTTCGACTTCTACGACCGCCTCAAGTCGATCAGCCGCGGCTACGCGAGCTTCGACTACGAGCAGATCGGCCTGCGCGAGGGCGACCTCGTCAAGATGAACATCCTCGTCAATGCCGAGCCCGTCGATGCGCTTTCGCTCATCGTCCACCGCTCGGTCGCCGAGGAGCGCGGGCGCGGCATGTGCGAGCGTCTGAAGGAGCTCATCCCCCGCCACCTCTTCAAGATCCCGGTCCAGGCCGCGATCGGCGGCAAGGTGATTGCGCGCGAGACCATCGCCGCGATGCGCAAGGACGTGACCGCAAAGTGCTACGGCGGCGACATCTCCCGCAAGAAGAAGCTTCTGGAAAAGCAGAAGAAGGGCAAGGCCCGCATGCGCGAGTACGGCAACGTCTCGATCCCGCAGGAAGCCTTCATCGCCGCGCTCAGGATGGGCGAGGAATAGGCGCGCGGGCCCCGCAGCATGACGGCGCGGGGCCTGCCGCTCGGGTCAATGTATGGGCGAGGGCGCAAGCTTTGCCCCGACGCTCGGGCGATGCCTTGAAGGGCGAGCGTGATCCAGATCACGCTGCAAACGTTTGCTGGCGCGGATTCTTCCCGCACTTGTAGCATTTGCGATGGGTTGCCAGGCAGTCCTGTTGACTTACGAGCCTGCTTGTTATCACTTGTTCCGCGATGGAAATGCGCGGAGGGGGTCCGCCATTCCGACGGACTTTGCGCGCACGGTCAATCCGGCGGCAGGGCTCGACGAGCATGATGGACGGGGGCTGACGATCAGGGTCGTGGCACTGAGCGAAGACTTG is a window of Novosphingobium aureum DNA encoding:
- a CDS encoding EAL domain-containing protein, with the translated sequence MASKGLRSDSQGVAPGVRAPGAQSAQAAGGRQAKTAEDGRVLRGVGEGRPAQSDFAIASSDHEDPVDRLHFFVPAGWGLMTGCMACVLAVMAILSASLPSLLSAGLVAGSFAICAMAPRLSRFEQGLGPSGWQRYPLMLFAIALPMVLLGVACVRWTNRVDALDWQVTASGFVIIILLASALLEGRLTSMIAATMGLWGGAWIISGSLGSLILLSAGTVMGLYFAIRHARRAMTESERLSERLREQRRAEDLLNEYEQTGQGWFWETDRRGQLTYVSPRIAKLLRQPVEDLVGRPFNNLFQLEGHEGENERTLVFHISTRSSFRDLSVRAATGEGEERWWAISGRPVLDQFNNFMGFRGSGTDLTETRKSQQHVTQLARFDSLTKLANRFQMAEWLDKILNAPRIESRACAVFLLDLDRFKQVNDTMGHPAGDALLRQVADRLRTTVGRHGKVGRLGGDEFQVILPGHHLPEGLANLARRIIENLSQPYSIEGSRVIIGASVGISVCPENGTTSEEIIRNADLALYAAKGGGRGRHHFYDDDLHSDAKERQQLEQDLRDAIAENALELYYQPQVRTTTERIAGFEALLRWKHPRHGYMSPARFIPVAEETGLVSQIGEWALRTACRDLARWPEEVRVAVNVSPLQFANPALPAIVTSAIASAGIDPARLELEITESVFLGDDKSTEAMFASLKGIGVRLALDDFGTGYSSLGYLKKAPFDKIKIDQSFVRGATIKGSRNGAIISSIVSLAEALGMETTAEGVETLDELDLVRMLGCSHVQGYIYERPLSLEVANARIEEGLDAVAQGPRSARAPRQTMLRKVVLEHGEQVYHGTIRNISQSGAMIEGLWNVPVETPFDIHLARGYVMQAVSRWSHEDRMGVEFARPLELDGNGSVVFTPPKAPSETNPVSQLRKAG
- the lepA gene encoding translation elongation factor 4 — protein: MTDLSLIRNFSIIAHIDHGKSTLADRLIQYTGGLTEREMSAQVLDNMDIEKERGITIKAQTVRLAYTAKDGKTYELNLMDTPGHVDFAYEVSRSLAACEGALLVVDAAQGVEAQTLANVYQSIEHDHEIVPVINKIDLPAAEPEKVKAEIEDIIGIDASEAVLASAKSGIGIEETLEAIVTKIPAPTGERDAPLKAMLVDSWYDPYLGVVILVRVMDGVIKKGLNVKFMQGGTEHLIDRVGCMTPKRVDLPELGPGEIGFITAQIKEVEQAKVGDTITTVKNGSTTPLAGYKEVQPVVFCGLFPVDAADFEKLRDSIGKLRLNDASFSYEMETSAALGFGFRCGFLGLLHLEIIQERLSREYDLDLITTAPSVVYRIQLSHSKNEDAKTIELHNPADYPDPNRIEMIEEPWIKATIYTPDEYLGAILKLCQDRRGIQTDLTYVGGRAQVSYELPLNEVVFDFYDRLKSISRGYASFDYEQIGLREGDLVKMNILVNAEPVDALSLIVHRSVAEERGRGMCERLKELIPRHLFKIPVQAAIGGKVIARETIAAMRKDVTAKCYGGDISRKKKLLEKQKKGKARMREYGNVSIPQEAFIAALRMGEE